A region from the Gemmatimonadota bacterium genome encodes:
- a CDS encoding pyrroloquinoline quinone-dependent dehydrogenase produces the protein MRRSLPLPIAPMLWLATVAPLAGQAGTSGSWPYYGGDAGSTKYVRINQIDASNVNRLEVAWRWSSTELGGEPEVNSRVTPLMVDGVLYLTAGWDRSVVALDAGSGTELWRYRHDEGERAGSAPRHNSGRGVAYWSDGGERRILVITPAYFLVALDATTGRPIPSFGQAGVVDLRLGLDADVDLEHERIGSSSPPLVVGDVVVVGSAHPSGGAPDAPKQAPGPVRGYDVRTGERVWIFHTIPHPGEFGNETWKDGTWETTGNAAAWAPLSADLDLGYVYLPVEAPTGDYYGGHRPGDNLFSQSLVCLDARTGQRVWHFQTVHHGIWDYDPPAPPILADLTVDGRAVKAVVQLTKQGFAFVFDRVTGEPVWPIEERPVPQTDVPGERTSPTQPFPTRPAPYDRQGVSEDDLIDFTPALAAEARELAGHFRLGPLFTPPSLKVEGGSQGTLMLPGSLGGANWPGGALDVETGVLYVASATDPSVIALGPSKASTMRFVSVRTDIRLAEGGGPQGLPLIKPPWGRITAIDLNTGEHRWMVANGEAPEFVRDHPALAGVEIGYWGRPDRGGLLVTPTLLFAGEGGGMFAGYGSGGTKLRAHDKRTGHIVGEVELPARQSGVPMSYLQDGRQFIVVVVGAPGHPSEVVALALPEGA, from the coding sequence ATGCGCAGGTCGCTCCCCCTCCCGATCGCCCCGATGCTGTGGCTCGCCACCGTGGCTCCTCTGGCTGGCCAGGCGGGCACCTCCGGGTCCTGGCCCTATTACGGAGGTGATGCGGGAAGCACCAAGTACGTACGCATCAATCAGATCGACGCCTCCAACGTGAATCGGCTCGAGGTGGCCTGGCGCTGGTCGTCCACGGAGCTGGGGGGAGAGCCGGAGGTCAACAGCCGCGTAACGCCGCTGATGGTGGATGGCGTGCTCTACCTGACCGCCGGGTGGGACCGGAGTGTGGTGGCGCTCGATGCCGGCAGCGGCACCGAGCTATGGCGCTACCGGCACGACGAGGGTGAGCGGGCCGGAAGTGCGCCGCGCCACAATTCCGGGCGCGGCGTGGCCTACTGGAGTGATGGAGGGGAGCGGCGCATCCTCGTCATCACGCCGGCCTACTTCCTGGTGGCGTTGGACGCGACCACGGGACGCCCCATCCCCTCCTTCGGCCAGGCCGGCGTGGTGGACCTGCGGCTGGGTCTGGACGCCGACGTCGACCTCGAACACGAACGCATCGGATCCAGCTCGCCTCCCTTGGTGGTGGGCGACGTCGTGGTGGTGGGCTCCGCCCATCCCAGCGGGGGAGCGCCGGACGCCCCCAAGCAGGCTCCCGGACCGGTGCGTGGCTACGATGTCCGCACCGGTGAGCGCGTCTGGATCTTCCACACCATCCCCCACCCCGGCGAATTCGGGAACGAAACCTGGAAGGACGGCACCTGGGAGACGACCGGCAACGCGGCAGCCTGGGCCCCCCTCTCGGCCGACCTGGACCTCGGCTACGTGTATCTGCCCGTCGAGGCTCCCACGGGCGACTACTACGGGGGCCACCGGCCGGGAGACAACCTGTTCTCGCAGAGCCTCGTGTGCCTCGACGCACGCACCGGCCAGCGCGTGTGGCACTTCCAGACGGTGCACCATGGCATCTGGGACTACGACCCGCCGGCGCCACCCATCCTGGCGGATCTCACCGTCGACGGCCGTGCGGTCAAGGCGGTGGTCCAGCTCACCAAGCAAGGCTTCGCGTTCGTGTTCGACCGCGTCACCGGAGAACCGGTGTGGCCGATCGAAGAGCGGCCCGTGCCCCAGACCGACGTCCCCGGGGAACGTACTTCGCCGACGCAACCGTTTCCGACACGCCCCGCTCCCTACGACCGGCAGGGCGTGAGCGAGGACGACCTCATCGACTTCACGCCGGCGCTGGCCGCCGAGGCACGGGAGCTGGCCGGCCACTTTCGTCTGGGCCCGCTCTTCACGCCGCCCTCGCTCAAGGTCGAGGGTGGCTCCCAGGGCACGCTCATGCTTCCCGGAAGCCTGGGGGGAGCCAACTGGCCGGGGGGAGCGCTGGACGTCGAGACCGGCGTGCTCTACGTCGCGTCGGCCACGGACCCATCGGTCATCGCACTGGGCCCATCGAAGGCGTCCACCATGCGCTTCGTATCGGTCCGCACCGACATCCGGCTGGCCGAGGGGGGTGGGCCACAGGGGCTACCCCTCATCAAGCCGCCCTGGGGCCGCATCACCGCCATCGACCTCAATACCGGCGAGCACAGATGGATGGTGGCCAACGGTGAAGCGCCGGAATTCGTGCGGGACCATCCTGCGCTCGCCGGCGTGGAGATCGGCTACTGGGGCCGGCCCGACCGAGGGGGCCTACTGGTCACCCCGACGCTGCTGTTCGCCGGCGAAGGCGGCGGCATGTTCGCGGGGTACGGGTCGGGCGGCACCAAGCTTCGTGCGCACGAC
- a CDS encoding nuclear transport factor 2 family protein has translation MKVRSGLILLGALIVGAARPALAQDAEHAPVMAAVEGMFDAMRAKDGDALRGLFLEGARLVSTSRTPDGEPRSRIIALDDFASNIAGATVYIDEQIWDEEVRVDDNLATVWVKYALFVDQQFSHCGVDAFQLFRTAEGWKIVQVADTQRRQDCWMPPA, from the coding sequence ATGAAGGTCCGCAGTGGATTGATTCTGCTCGGAGCGCTGATCGTTGGCGCTGCCCGGCCGGCCCTGGCGCAGGACGCGGAGCACGCACCGGTCATGGCGGCCGTGGAGGGGATGTTCGACGCCATGCGCGCCAAGGACGGGGATGCGCTCCGGGGGCTGTTCCTGGAAGGTGCACGGCTGGTGTCCACCAGTCGGACCCCCGATGGCGAGCCCCGTAGTCGCATCATCGCCCTCGATGACTTCGCCAGCAACATCGCGGGCGCGACCGTCTACATCGACGAACAGATCTGGGACGAGGAAGTCCGCGTCGATGACAATCTGGCCACGGTCTGGGTCAAGTACGCGCTCTTCGTGGACCAGCAGTTCAGTCATTGTGGCGTCGACGCCTTCCAGCTCTTCCGAACCGCCGAGGGGTGGAAGATCGTCCAGGTGGCCGACACCCAGCGTCGACAGGACTGTTGGATGCCGCCGGCCTAG
- a CDS encoding Rieske (2Fe-2S) protein, whose amino-acid sequence MSAVRSLPACLRSAAEAGGVLDRRSFLGDTAKLAVLSALAAACSDVGSPTSVGLGQDVLVQLADYPELAQVGGVARIAGVSPPLAVVNLGGGTFAAFSLVCPHQGATVRWVGSEFVCPEHGARFSIDGRWTGGQRTSSLREYAATYDDVAGTVIISAG is encoded by the coding sequence ATGAGCGCTGTCCGATCCCTACCTGCCTGCCTACGCTCTGCCGCCGAAGCGGGAGGCGTACTCGATCGCCGGAGCTTCCTGGGCGATACGGCGAAGCTGGCCGTGCTGTCGGCTCTGGCCGCCGCCTGTTCGGATGTGGGTTCGCCCACTTCGGTGGGTCTCGGACAAGACGTGCTCGTCCAACTGGCCGACTATCCCGAGCTCGCTCAGGTCGGAGGTGTGGCCCGTATCGCCGGCGTGAGTCCCCCTCTGGCAGTGGTGAATCTGGGCGGTGGCACGTTCGCGGCCTTCTCGCTGGTCTGTCCCCACCAGGGAGCGACGGTGCGCTGGGTCGGCAGCGAGTTCGTCTGCCCCGAACACGGGGCCCGCTTCTCGATCGACGGTCGCTGGACCGGGGGGCAACGGACTTCGTCACTTCGTGAGTATGCAGCCACCTACGATGATGTGGCCGGGACGGTGATCATCAGCGCGGGTTGA
- a CDS encoding MATE family efflux transporter: MKPQSALVGELVRLAAPVAAIQVGMMAMGVVDTVMVGRSSATDLAAVALGNLYWFTAVVFGMGSLFALDPLVSQAVGADDPEGVARSVQRGLVLSVLFGLLAMGVLLTAGPVLRWLHQPDDVIPVAVGYCRAALGGAWPFLAFVVLRQTLQALGVLRPIVWVVVLANLLNVLLNWLLVFGHAGLPALGAVGTGIASTISRWVMLAGVVALAWGSLRQSLRPVRAGVLRAGPMARMLRLGTPVGLHMAFEYGAFAITGLLMGALGTVAVASHQIALNLAALTFMVPVGISQATAVLVGRAVGRGNGEEAGRAARAGLALGGAFMVVSAVVFLTVPELLARGYTDQAVVLSLTVQLIPIAGVFQIVDGLQVVAAGALRGTGDTRVPMIAGALGFYAVGLPVGFALSRNGAGPQGLWWGLAVGLGAVAFFLLLRVWHRFAGDLERIQIEEPTGSLGS; this comes from the coding sequence GTGAAGCCTCAGTCCGCCCTTGTTGGAGAGCTCGTCCGCCTCGCCGCACCGGTCGCGGCGATCCAGGTGGGCATGATGGCGATGGGCGTGGTGGACACCGTCATGGTGGGGCGCTCCTCTGCCACCGACCTCGCGGCCGTCGCGCTCGGGAATCTCTACTGGTTCACGGCGGTCGTCTTCGGAATGGGCAGCCTGTTCGCACTGGACCCCCTGGTCTCCCAGGCGGTCGGTGCGGACGACCCCGAGGGCGTGGCCCGCTCGGTCCAGCGGGGCCTGGTTCTCTCGGTTCTGTTCGGATTGTTGGCGATGGGCGTGCTGCTCACCGCGGGTCCGGTCCTGCGTTGGTTGCACCAACCCGACGACGTCATCCCGGTGGCGGTCGGCTATTGCCGGGCCGCCTTGGGAGGCGCCTGGCCCTTCCTCGCGTTCGTGGTGCTGCGCCAGACCTTGCAGGCGCTGGGCGTTCTACGGCCGATCGTGTGGGTGGTCGTCCTCGCCAATCTGCTCAACGTCCTGCTGAACTGGCTGTTGGTGTTCGGGCACGCCGGCCTTCCCGCTCTGGGGGCGGTGGGGACGGGGATCGCCTCCACGATCAGTCGCTGGGTCATGCTGGCGGGGGTGGTGGCGCTGGCGTGGGGTTCCTTGCGCCAGAGCCTCCGCCCGGTCCGCGCCGGGGTCCTGCGTGCGGGCCCCATGGCGCGCATGCTGCGCCTGGGCACTCCGGTGGGCCTGCACATGGCGTTCGAATACGGTGCGTTCGCCATCACCGGATTGCTCATGGGGGCGCTGGGCACGGTGGCGGTCGCTTCCCATCAGATCGCGCTGAACCTGGCGGCCCTCACGTTCATGGTGCCGGTCGGTATCTCGCAGGCCACGGCTGTCCTGGTGGGCCGCGCCGTGGGGCGTGGGAACGGCGAGGAGGCGGGGCGGGCCGCCCGGGCCGGACTGGCACTGGGTGGCGCGTTCATGGTCGTGTCGGCGGTCGTGTTCTTGACGGTGCCCGAGCTGCTGGCGCGTGGGTATACCGACCAGGCGGTGGTGTTGAGTCTCACCGTTCAGCTCATTCCCATCGCCGGGGTATTCCAGATCGTGGACGGGCTGCAGGTCGTGGCTGCCGGAGCCCTGCGCGGAACCGGCGATACGCGCGTCCCCATGATCGCGGGGGCGCTCGGATTCTACGCGGTGGGGTTGCCGGTGGGCTTCGCGCTCTCCCGCAACGGCGCGGGACCACAGGGCCTCTGGTGGGGGCTGGCCGTCGGCCTCGGGGCTGTGGCGTTCTTCCTCCTCCTCCGTGTCTGGCATCGCTTCGCCGGTGACCTGGAACGGATCCAGATCGAGGAGCCGACGGGCTCGCTCGGCTCGTGA
- a CDS encoding LON peptidase substrate-binding domain-containing protein, with translation MTRLPLFPLPVVLLPDALLPLHIFEPRYRRMVARCLEFDRRFGIVFHDPDRSGPFLTERGRVGCVAEIQTFELLEDGRSLILTRGRERFQIRAALEAVNPYYEAEVDAYEDTGAVLPAFLERRRTTSLELYQAVLAALPADGQGPDLDPASDISFRLAATLQTDPEWMQAFLQLRSESERLDRLDEVFRTVLRAGPSVDA, from the coding sequence ATGACTCGACTTCCGCTGTTTCCGCTTCCGGTGGTGCTGCTCCCGGATGCGCTGCTGCCACTCCACATCTTCGAGCCGCGCTACCGACGGATGGTGGCGCGCTGCCTGGAGTTCGATCGTCGCTTCGGGATCGTCTTCCACGATCCGGATCGCTCGGGGCCCTTCCTCACGGAGCGAGGGCGCGTGGGCTGTGTGGCCGAGATCCAGACCTTCGAGCTCCTGGAAGACGGGCGCTCGCTCATTCTCACGCGCGGGAGGGAGCGCTTCCAGATCCGTGCGGCGTTGGAAGCGGTGAATCCCTACTACGAGGCGGAGGTCGACGCCTACGAGGACACGGGCGCGGTGTTGCCCGCTTTTCTGGAGCGGCGCCGTACGACGTCGCTGGAGCTGTATCAGGCCGTCCTCGCGGCCTTGCCCGCCGACGGGCAGGGTCCGGATCTCGATCCGGCCAGCGACATCTCGTTCCGGCTTGCCGCCACGCTGCAAACCGATCCGGAATGGATGCAGGCGTTCCTGCAACTGCGCTCCGAGAGCGAGCGGCTCGACCGGCTGGACGAGGTGTTCCGCACCGTGTTGCGGGCGGGCCCCTCGGTGGACGCTTGA
- the rfbC gene encoding dTDP-4-dehydrorhamnose 3,5-epimerase, which translates to MRPTPLSIPDVLLFDLERHGDDRGFFVETYRDSWFRDAGLPLEFVQDNHARSGRGVLRGLHYQLPPAGQGKLIRVARGRVFDVAVDVRADSPTLGRWVGVELSDERPQMLYIPPGFAHGYCVLSEVADFLYKVTAEYAPAWERGVRWDDPAIGIQWPLAQPTLSARDVALPGLAAAELFGGSGG; encoded by the coding sequence ATGCGCCCCACGCCATTGTCGATCCCCGACGTGCTGTTGTTCGACCTGGAGCGCCACGGAGACGACCGGGGTTTCTTCGTCGAGACGTACCGTGACTCCTGGTTTCGGGACGCGGGGTTGCCCCTCGAGTTCGTGCAGGACAACCATGCCCGATCGGGTAGAGGGGTGCTGAGAGGGCTTCACTACCAGCTGCCGCCGGCGGGGCAGGGAAAGCTGATCCGGGTGGCGCGCGGCAGGGTCTTCGACGTGGCGGTCGACGTGCGGGCAGACTCTCCCACGCTCGGTCGCTGGGTGGGCGTGGAACTCTCCGACGAGCGGCCCCAGATGCTCTACATTCCGCCCGGGTTCGCCCATGGGTACTGCGTGCTCTCCGAGGTGGCCGACTTCCTCTACAAAGTGACGGCCGAGTATGCGCCCGCGTGGGAGCGGGGCGTCCGTTGGGACGATCCTGCCATCGGGATCCAGTGGCCCCTCGCGCAGCCGACGTTGTCAGCCCGCGACGTCGCGCTGCCGGGTCTGGCCGCAGCGGAGCTGTTCGGGGGTTCTGGAGGTTGA
- the murB gene encoding UDP-N-acetylmuramate dehydrogenase: MPETSPERVARVVDDLGTDRLERGTPLAPLTTFRIGGPADLLYRARTADELAHAVELARTVGLPWFVLGRGANILVGDRGFRGLVIKSEVGGIEFLPEGRVRAGCGVETFPDLIDATVAHGLGGLHHFVGIPSTVGGALWQNLHFLSPAPERERTVFIAELLEEARLLTVEGERRTVDVGYFEFGYDDSVLHHRTDIVLDATFRLHPAPVEELRRVMRENLEWRDTRHPDLWLYPCAGSIFQKIDGIGAGRLIDQCGLKGHVHGGAGIFHKHANIIVNLGGATAADVRALIDLAQDTVRRELGYELVPEIAFIGEF; the protein is encoded by the coding sequence ATGCCTGAGACCTCCCCCGAACGGGTCGCCCGCGTCGTCGACGATCTGGGCACGGACCGACTCGAGCGCGGCACTCCGCTCGCGCCGCTGACCACGTTCCGCATCGGCGGTCCCGCCGACCTGTTGTATCGGGCTCGTACCGCCGACGAGCTGGCCCACGCGGTGGAGCTGGCTCGCACCGTCGGGCTTCCCTGGTTCGTATTGGGCCGCGGAGCCAACATCCTAGTTGGTGACCGCGGCTTCCGCGGTCTGGTGATCAAGAGCGAGGTCGGGGGCATCGAGTTCCTGCCCGAAGGGCGGGTGCGCGCAGGCTGCGGAGTCGAGACCTTCCCGGACCTCATCGACGCCACGGTGGCCCACGGTCTGGGCGGGCTCCATCATTTCGTGGGGATCCCCAGCACAGTCGGCGGAGCCCTCTGGCAGAACCTGCACTTCCTTTCCCCAGCGCCGGAACGCGAGCGCACGGTCTTCATCGCGGAGCTCCTCGAGGAGGCCCGGTTGCTCACCGTCGAGGGGGAGCGCCGCACGGTGGACGTCGGCTACTTCGAGTTCGGATACGACGATTCGGTCCTCCACCATCGCACCGACATCGTGCTGGACGCGACGTTCCGTCTCCATCCCGCGCCCGTCGAGGAGTTGCGCCGGGTCATGCGGGAGAACCTGGAGTGGCGTGACACGCGGCATCCGGACCTGTGGCTGTACCCGTGCGCGGGATCGATCTTCCAGAAGATCGACGGCATCGGGGCTGGTCGCTTGATCGACCAGTGTGGTCTCAAGGGTCACGTCCACGGTGGCGCCGGGATCTTCCACAAGCACGCCAACATCATCGTGAACCTCGGAGGGGCCACCGCGGCAGACGTCCGGGCCTTGATCGATCTGGCGCAGGACACCGTGCGCCGCGAGCTGGGCTACGAGCTGGTGCCGGAGATCGCTTTCATCGGAGAGTTCTGA